A genome region from Longimicrobium sp. includes the following:
- a CDS encoding GspE/PulE family protein — protein sequence MIAPLAAASGPVRADELPAQDFLEDARLLPRERAGGRLRVAFSGRPDPQAVAELEVLFGLPVELEPVAEAELLDEIRRACGQPTAASFAAGLGVDGVVSTGDADLVAHDLEEIANQAPVVRLVNLLLAEAVEAGASDVHLEAEARAMRVRYRVDGVLQDAPSPPPHLRAAVVSRLKIMAELDIAERRMPQDGRVRLRTAERELDVRVSTLPTLHGESVVLRLLDVEGQRFDLAGLGMADDTLAALLGFAARPHGVLLSTGPTGSGKTTTLYALLERIRTGGEKIVSVEDPVEYELPGVAQVPVHARLGLTFARALRSILRQDPDVLLVGEMRDPETAEICIQAALTGHLVLSTLHTNDAPGALTRLVDLGVPDYLVASTVQAVLAQRLVRRVCPACAEAVAPDSAVAREMAAAGFAADRVLRGRGCGACRGTGYRGRTGIHELLTVDDGLRAELLRAPGTDGLRRVALAGGMRPLRADGWRQVAAGVTTPQEVLRVA from the coding sequence GTGATCGCCCCGCTCGCCGCGGCCAGCGGCCCGGTGCGCGCGGACGAGCTTCCCGCGCAGGACTTCCTCGAGGACGCCCGCCTCCTCCCCCGCGAGCGGGCCGGGGGACGGCTGCGCGTGGCCTTCTCCGGCCGCCCCGATCCCCAGGCCGTCGCCGAGCTGGAGGTGCTGTTCGGCCTTCCCGTGGAGCTGGAGCCGGTGGCCGAGGCCGAGCTGCTGGACGAGATCCGCCGCGCCTGCGGCCAGCCCACCGCCGCGTCCTTCGCCGCCGGGCTGGGCGTCGACGGGGTGGTATCGACGGGAGATGCCGATCTCGTCGCGCACGACCTGGAGGAGATCGCCAACCAGGCGCCCGTCGTCCGTCTCGTCAATCTCCTCCTCGCCGAGGCGGTCGAGGCGGGCGCCAGCGACGTCCACCTCGAGGCCGAAGCGCGGGCGATGCGGGTGCGCTACCGCGTAGACGGCGTGCTGCAGGACGCGCCGTCGCCGCCTCCCCATCTCCGCGCCGCCGTGGTCAGCCGGCTGAAGATCATGGCCGAGCTCGACATCGCCGAGCGACGGATGCCGCAGGACGGCCGCGTGCGGCTGCGCACGGCCGAGCGCGAGCTGGACGTGCGCGTCTCCACGCTGCCGACGCTGCACGGCGAGTCCGTCGTCCTGCGCCTGCTGGACGTGGAGGGGCAGCGCTTCGACCTGGCCGGACTGGGGATGGCGGACGACACGCTGGCCGCGCTCCTGGGCTTCGCGGCGCGGCCGCACGGCGTGCTGCTGTCGACGGGGCCGACGGGGAGCGGGAAGACGACCACGCTGTACGCGCTGCTGGAGCGCATCCGCACCGGCGGCGAGAAGATCGTCTCGGTCGAGGACCCGGTGGAGTACGAGCTCCCCGGCGTGGCCCAGGTCCCCGTCCACGCGCGGCTGGGGCTCACCTTCGCGCGGGCGCTGCGCTCGATCCTGCGGCAGGACCCCGACGTCCTCCTCGTCGGCGAGATGCGCGACCCGGAGACGGCGGAGATCTGCATCCAGGCCGCGCTCACCGGCCACCTCGTCCTCTCCACCCTGCACACCAACGACGCGCCCGGCGCGCTGACCCGGCTCGTGGACCTGGGCGTTCCCGACTACCTGGTCGCGTCGACGGTGCAGGCGGTGCTCGCCCAGCGCCTGGTCCGCCGTGTCTGCCCCGCCTGCGCGGAGGCGGTGGCACCGGATTCCGCGGTGGCGCGGGAGATGGCGGCGGCGGGGTTCGCCGCGGACCGGGTGCTCCGGGGGCGTGGCTGCGGGGCGTGCCGGGGGACGGGATATCGAGGAAGGACGGGGATCCACGAGTTGCTGACGGTGGACGACGGCCTGCGCGCGGAGCTCCTCCGCGCGCCGGGGACGGACGGGCTGCGGCGCGTCGCCCTCGCGGGGGGGATGCGGCCGCTGCGCGCGGACGGCTGGCGGCAGGTGGCCGCCGGCGTCACCACACCCCAGGAAGTGCTGAGGGTTGCATGA
- the gspG gene encoding type II secretion system major pseudopilin GspG, producing the protein MKMDRLELSEIVERILSAPPRPAHAIAAERRAHLDAEPSPEPGRRAQLDAEPSPDPEPGPQAPHGRHWPAALRQRRPLMGFTLIEVLVVIVVITVLATLVAPNVFRHVGGAKEATAKTQLEMLGSAVDAYRLDNDEYPTTEQGLAALRARPAAGPAPRNWRGPYLRRDVPLDPWGRPYLYRSPGAANPEGYDLLTLGRDGREGGDGEDADVLGWK; encoded by the coding sequence ATGAAGATGGACCGGCTGGAGCTGTCCGAGATCGTGGAGCGCATCCTGTCCGCGCCGCCGCGCCCCGCCCACGCCATCGCCGCCGAGCGCAGGGCGCACCTCGACGCGGAGCCGTCCCCCGAACCCGGGCGCAGGGCGCAGCTCGACGCGGAGCCATCCCCCGACCCCGAACCCGGGCCGCAGGCGCCGCACGGCCGCCACTGGCCCGCCGCGCTCCGGCAGCGCCGGCCGCTGATGGGCTTCACCCTGATCGAGGTGCTGGTGGTGATCGTGGTGATCACCGTTCTCGCCACCCTCGTCGCACCCAACGTCTTCCGCCACGTGGGCGGCGCGAAGGAGGCGACCGCGAAGACGCAGCTGGAGATGCTGGGCTCGGCGGTGGACGCGTACCGGCTGGACAACGACGAGTATCCCACCACCGAGCAGGGGCTGGCCGCGTTGCGCGCCCGCCCCGCCGCCGGCCCGGCGCCGCGCAACTGGCGGGGGCCGTATCTCCGCCGCGACGTGCCGCTGGACCCGTGGGGGCGCCCCTACCTCTACCGCAGCCCGGGCGCGGCGAACCCCGAGGGCTACGACCTGCTGACGCTGGGCCGCGACGGCCGCGAGGGCGGCGACGGCGAGGACGCCGACGTGCTGGGGTGGAAGTAG